The following coding sequences lie in one Sporomusaceae bacterium FL31 genomic window:
- the gdpP gene encoding cyclic-di-AMP phosphodiesterase GdpP, which yields MPQGPSIWLDTRIYLTVAAVLLLVIMFYNKSVAVLGSILLLALYLYGRERHIQQQKELNAYLSSMIQNVGELSAYAIQKLPIAIALVDSTGRLYWGNDVLADWTGGKLKLSGSILKVWPDLPLELLWEKPDRQNFSNHNRHYQVIPKLLSELKPDEQFLVLYITDITSTETLRVECCDNMPVLAYIQIDNYDDVLQGLSDKQRSVILVEVNKLLTEWMIELDGFLKRYAEDMYIALFSRRSLDKALQDKFDILDKVRAIHGSHKFPVTLSMGVVADRVSMADLGDRAQAGLDLALGRGGDQAAVHVGGKVQFYGGKAKAVEKNTRVKARTVAHTIREIIGAADMVLIMGHNNEDFDSLGSAIGVAKMARHLGKKVYIAISQNNTAVSKLRELFDEYEDYKEILISPAQANALHLENPVLFVVDTHRPELTAAPELLERIDKVVVIDHHRRSEEFIISPLLVYLEPSSSSTSELITELLMYFDETVDLTRIDATALYAGIVVDTKNFAVQTGVRTFDAAAYLRRSGADPSLIRFLFRMDYAATRARSEVLANAEMLSDGVILATCPVNIKNAQVIAAQAADMMLKIEGVKISIVLFYLEDDGIGVSARSHGEVNVQVIMEQLGGGGHQTVAGAQVRNATLSEVRSKVIELSTKYIEESEQNESNSTGRS from the coding sequence ATGCCTCAAGGTCCTTCAATTTGGTTAGATACTCGAATTTATTTGACTGTTGCAGCAGTATTGTTGTTAGTCATTATGTTTTATAACAAGTCGGTCGCTGTTCTAGGGAGTATATTGCTGTTAGCGCTGTATTTGTATGGACGGGAGCGCCACATTCAGCAGCAAAAAGAACTGAATGCCTATCTGTCCAGTATGATTCAAAATGTTGGTGAGCTTTCTGCTTATGCGATTCAGAAATTGCCGATTGCCATTGCCCTGGTGGATTCAACTGGCAGGCTGTATTGGGGTAACGACGTTTTAGCTGATTGGACAGGTGGAAAATTAAAACTAAGTGGATCAATTTTGAAAGTCTGGCCGGATTTGCCATTGGAGCTATTATGGGAAAAGCCGGATCGACAAAATTTTAGTAATCATAATCGCCACTATCAGGTTATTCCTAAGCTATTGAGCGAACTAAAACCTGACGAACAATTTTTAGTCCTGTATATTACTGATATTACCTCCACCGAGACGCTGCGGGTTGAGTGCTGCGATAATATGCCAGTGCTCGCGTATATTCAGATTGACAATTATGACGATGTTTTACAGGGATTGAGTGATAAGCAGCGCTCCGTAATTTTGGTAGAGGTCAATAAATTGTTGACCGAATGGATGATCGAGCTGGACGGCTTTCTAAAAAGATATGCAGAGGATATGTATATTGCCCTCTTTAGCCGTCGGTCGCTGGATAAGGCTTTGCAAGATAAGTTTGATATTTTAGATAAAGTTCGGGCTATCCATGGCAGTCATAAATTCCCCGTTACTCTGAGTATGGGAGTTGTGGCTGACCGTGTTTCGATGGCTGACTTAGGTGATCGCGCACAGGCAGGTCTGGATTTGGCTCTCGGCAGAGGCGGTGATCAGGCGGCTGTGCATGTCGGTGGTAAAGTCCAGTTTTATGGTGGTAAGGCTAAGGCGGTCGAGAAGAATACCCGTGTTAAGGCTCGTACTGTGGCCCATACTATCCGGGAAATTATCGGCGCAGCCGATATGGTTCTGATCATGGGGCACAACAATGAAGATTTTGACAGTTTAGGCTCTGCCATTGGTGTTGCCAAAATGGCTCGCCATCTTGGTAAAAAAGTGTATATTGCTATTAGTCAAAACAATACGGCTGTTAGCAAACTGCGGGAGCTATTTGATGAATACGAAGATTATAAAGAGATCTTAATATCTCCTGCTCAGGCAAATGCTTTACATTTGGAGAATCCTGTACTGTTTGTGGTAGATACTCACCGTCCGGAATTGACGGCCGCACCTGAACTGCTGGAGCGGATCGACAAAGTGGTAGTGATTGATCATCATCGCCGCTCAGAAGAGTTTATTATTAGTCCGTTGCTTGTCTATCTGGAGCCATCTTCATCATCAACCAGTGAGCTTATTACTGAACTGCTCATGTATTTTGATGAAACAGTGGATTTAACAAGGATTGATGCAACGGCACTGTATGCAGGCATTGTGGTGGATACCAAGAATTTTGCCGTACAAACCGGGGTAAGAACGTTTGATGCTGCCGCGTATTTGCGCCGGTCAGGAGCAGATCCTTCCTTGATCCGATTCTTATTTCGCATGGATTATGCCGCTACCCGGGCGCGATCCGAAGTATTGGCCAATGCCGAGATGCTGTCAGATGGGGTCATTTTGGCGACCTGCCCAGTCAATATAAAAAATGCTCAAGTTATTGCAGCCCAAGCGGCTGATATGATGCTTAAAATAGAAGGCGTAAAAATTAGTATAGTGTTATTTTACCTTGAAGATGATGGTATTGGGGTTAGTGCCCGGTCTCACGGTGAGGTCAATGTTCAGGTGATTATGGAACAACTCGGCGGAGGCGGTCATCAGACCGTAGCGGGTGCCCAGGTTAGGAATGCAACGTTATCTGAGGTAAGGAGTAAGGTCATTGAACTTAGCACCAAGTATATTGAGGAGAGTGAACAAAATGAAAGTAATTCTACAGGAAGAAGTTAA